From Cinclus cinclus chromosome 2, bCinCin1.1, whole genome shotgun sequence, one genomic window encodes:
- the AICDA gene encoding single-stranded DNA cytosine deaminase, protein MVNCWLQGGANVNSLVFSCSILMQRRLFLYNFRNLRKAKGRRETYLCYVVKRRDSATSCSLDFGYLRNQMGCHVEVLFLRYIAAWDLDPGRCYRITWFTSWSPCYDCAQHIASFLRSYPNLTLRIFMARLYFCEDRKAEPEGLRRLHKAGAQIAIMTFKDYFYCWNTFVENREQAFKGWEGLHENSVHLARKLRRILLPLYEVDDLRDAFKILGL, encoded by the exons ATGGTAAactgctggctgcagggtggAGCTAACGTAAATTCTCTCGTCTTCTCCTGCAGCATCCTCATGCAAAGGAGACTCTTCCTCTACAACTTCAGGAACCTGcgcaaggccaagggccggcGCGAAACCTACCTTTGCTATGTTGTAAAGCGCCGGGATAGTGCCACCTCGTGCTCCCTGGACTTCGGATACCTGCGCAACCAG ATGGGCTGTCACGTCGAGGTGCTCTTCCTGCGCTACATCGCAGCCTGGGACCTGGACCCGGGGCGCTGCTACCGAATCACCTGGTTCacctcctggagcccctgctaCGACTGCGCCCAGCACATCGCCAGTTTCCTGCGCTCCTACCCCAACCTGACCCTCCGCATCTTCATGGCCCGCCTCTACTTCTGCGAGGACCGCAAGGCAGAGCCCGAGGGGCTGAGGCGCCTGCACAAGGCGGGGGCACAGATTGCCATCATGACCTTCAAAG ATTACTTCTACTGCTGGAACACATTTGTGGAGAACAGGGAACAGGCATTCAAAGGCTGGGAAGGGCTGCATGAGAACTCTGTCCATCTTGCCAGGAAACTTCGACGAATCCTCCTG CCGCTGTATGAAGTAGATGATTTACGAGATGCTTTTAAAATCCTGGGACTTTGA